A region from the Parasphingopyxis sp. CP4 genome encodes:
- a CDS encoding response regulator yields the protein MSKARILIAEDEALIAMMLEDFVDALDCEVSATVDTVDAALEMISPSAFDAAILDVNLKDGEPSWPIADALDAAGIPFVFTSGGDRDQPPQKHRKKLFLTKPFSLEKLEKALHITLAN from the coding sequence ATGAGCAAAGCCCGCATCCTGATTGCCGAAGACGAGGCCCTGATCGCAATGATGCTGGAAGACTTTGTCGACGCGCTCGACTGCGAAGTCTCCGCAACTGTCGATACGGTAGACGCCGCGCTTGAGATGATTTCTCCATCTGCATTTGACGCGGCGATCCTTGATGTGAACCTCAAAGATGGCGAGCCGAGCTGGCCGATAGCCGATGCGCTTGACGCAGCAGGGATTCCCTTTGTCTTCACGAGTGGTGGAGATCGTGACCAACCCCCACAGAAGCACCGAAAAAAGCTATTCCTCACCAAACCTTTCTCATTGGAAAAGCTAGAAAAAGCACTTCATATCACGCTTGCAAACTAA